One window of the Athene noctua chromosome 5, bAthNoc1.hap1.1, whole genome shotgun sequence genome contains the following:
- the LOC141961419 gene encoding mothers against decapentaplegic homolog 1-like isoform X1, which yields MNATSLFSFTSPAGKRLLGWRQGDKEEKQAEKAVDALLKKMKKKKGAMVELEKALSCPGQPSDCVTVPHPLDGRLQVSHRKGLSHAIYCRVWRWPDLQSHHELKPLECCEFPFGSKQKEVCINPYHYEQVESPVLPPVLVPRHSEYNPQHSLLTQFRNLGQNEPHVPHNAASPNSFQQPNSHPFLHSHNSSCPNSPGSSSSTYPHSPTSLNLGNPFQMPGDAPPPAYLPLEGQTTHDTSQLMDTNKMAPAIPPDIHRRDVQAVAYEEPKHWCSVVYYELNNHVREAFHAASTSILVDGFTDPSNSKKRFCLGLFLNVNRNATIENTRRHIGKGAHLYYFGGEVYAECLSGSSIFVQSQNCSYHHGFYPTTVCKIPSGCSLKVFNNQEFAQLLAQSVNHGFETVYKLTKMCSLRISFVKGWGAEYHCQNVTSTPCCIEIHLHGPLQWLDKVMNQMGSPHNPISSGS from the coding sequence ATGAATGCGACCAGTTTATTCTCCTTTACCAGCCCAGCAGGGAAGAGGCTGTTGGGATGGAGACAGGgtgataaagaagaaaaacaggcagagaaagcTGTTGATgcactactgaaaaaaatgaagaagaaaaagggtgCTATGGTGGAGCTGGAGAAAGCTTTAAGCTGTCCTGGTCAGCCCAGCGACTGTGTCACAGTTCCTCATCCCTTGGACGGCAGGCTTCAGGTGTCACACCGGAAAGGGCTCTCGCATGCAATTTACTGTAGAGTGTGGCGCTGGCCGGACCTGCAGAGCCATCACGAACTCAAACCACTGGAGTGCTGCGAGTTCCCCTTTGGTTCAAAACAGAAGGAGGTTTGCATCAATCCCTACCACTACGAGCAGGTAGAGAGTCCTGTCCTTCCTCCGGTGCTGGTCCCGAGACACAGTGAGTACAACCCCCAGCACAGCCTCTTGACCCAGTTCCGCAACCTGGGACAAAACGAACCCCATGTGCCGCACAATGCTGCTTCCCCAAACTCTTTCCAGCAACCCAATAGTCACCCGTTCCTTCACtcacacaacagcagctgtccaaACTCacctggaagcagcagcagcacctacCCACATTCTCCAACCAGCTTAAACTTGGGAAATCCTTTCCAGATGCCAGGTGATGCTCCTCCTCCTGCTTACCTGCCTCTGGAAGGTCAGACGACACATGATACCTCCCAGCTAATGGATACCAACAAGATGGCACCCGCAATTCCCCCTGACATACACAGAAGAGATGTTCAGGCAGTTGCTTACGAAGAGCCAAAGCATTGGTGCTCCGTTGTCTACTATGAGCTGAATAATCACGTCAGGGAGGCATTCCATGCTGCTTCCACCAGCATCTTGGTGGATGGCTTCACTGACCCTTCAAACAGCAAGAAGAGATTTTGCCTGGGGCTGTTCTTGAACGTTAACCGCAACGCCACCATTGAGAACACTAGGCGGCATATTGGCAAAGGTGCTCATCTCTATTACTTTGGTGGGGAAGTGTATGCTGAGTGTCTGAGCGGCAGCAGTATTTTTGTGCAAAGCCAGAACTGCAGTTACCATCATGGGTTCTATCCCACCACAGTCTGCAAAATCCCCAGTGGTTGCAGTTTGAAGGTTTTCAATAATCAAGAGTTTGCTCAGCTGTTGGCTCAATCAGTTAATCATGGCTTTGAGACAGTGTACAAGCTTACTAAGATGTGCAGTCTCCGTATAAGTTTTGTGAAGGGTTGGGGAGCTGAGTATCATTGCCAGAATGTAACAAGCACTCCATGCTGCATAGAGATACATCTTCATGGTCCCCTTCAATGGCTGGATAAAGTAATGAATCAGATGGGCTCTCCTCATAATCCTATTTCTTCAGGGTCTTAA
- the LOC141961419 gene encoding mothers against decapentaplegic homolog 1-like isoform X2, producing the protein MNATSLFSFTSPAGKRLLGWRQGDKEEKQAEKAVDALLKKMKKKKGAMVELEKALSCPGQPSDCVTVPHPLDGRLQVSHRKGLSHAIYCRVWRWPDLQSHHELKPLECCEFPFGSKQKEVCINPYHYEQVESPVLPPVLVPRHSEYNPQHSLLTQFRNLGQNEPHVPHNAASPNSFQQPNSHPFLHSHNSSCPNSPGSSSSTYPHSPTSLNLGNPFQMPGDAPPPAYLPLEGQTTHDTSQLMDTNKMAPAIPPDIHRRDNTRRHIGKGAHLYYFGGEVYAECLSGSSIFVQSQNCSYHHGFYPTTVCKIPSGCSLKVFNNQEFAQLLAQSVNHGFETVYKLTKMCSLRISFVKGWGAEYHCQNVTSTPCCIEIHLHGPLQWLDKVMNQMGSPHNPISSGS; encoded by the exons ATGAATGCGACCAGTTTATTCTCCTTTACCAGCCCAGCAGGGAAGAGGCTGTTGGGATGGAGACAGGgtgataaagaagaaaaacaggcagagaaagcTGTTGATgcactactgaaaaaaatgaagaagaaaaagggtgCTATGGTGGAGCTGGAGAAAGCTTTAAGCTGTCCTGGTCAGCCCAGCGACTGTGTCACAGTTCCTCATCCCTTGGACGGCAGGCTTCAGGTGTCACACCGGAAAGGGCTCTCGCATGCAATTTACTGTAGAGTGTGGCGCTGGCCGGACCTGCAGAGCCATCACGAACTCAAACCACTGGAGTGCTGCGAGTTCCCCTTTGGTTCAAAACAGAAGGAGGTTTGCATCAATCCCTACCACTACGAGCAGGTAGAGAGTCCTGTCCTTCCTCCGGTGCTGGTCCCGAGACACAGTGAGTACAACCCCCAGCACAGCCTCTTGACCCAGTTCCGCAACCTGGGACAAAACGAACCCCATGTGCCGCACAATGCTGCTTCCCCAAACTCTTTCCAGCAACCCAATAGTCACCCGTTCCTTCACtcacacaacagcagctgtccaaACTCacctggaagcagcagcagcacctacCCACATTCTCCAACCAGCTTAAACTTGGGAAATCCTTTCCAGATGCCAGGTGATGCTCCTCCTCCTGCTTACCTGCCTCTGGAAGGTCAGACGACACATGATACCTCCCAGCTAATGGATACCAACAAGATGGCACCCGCAATTCCCCCTGACATACACAGAAGAGAT AACACTAGGCGGCATATTGGCAAAGGTGCTCATCTCTATTACTTTGGTGGGGAAGTGTATGCTGAGTGTCTGAGCGGCAGCAGTATTTTTGTGCAAAGCCAGAACTGCAGTTACCATCATGGGTTCTATCCCACCACAGTCTGCAAAATCCCCAGTGGTTGCAGTTTGAAGGTTTTCAATAATCAAGAGTTTGCTCAGCTGTTGGCTCAATCAGTTAATCATGGCTTTGAGACAGTGTACAAGCTTACTAAGATGTGCAGTCTCCGTATAAGTTTTGTGAAGGGTTGGGGAGCTGAGTATCATTGCCAGAATGTAACAAGCACTCCATGCTGCATAGAGATACATCTTCATGGTCCCCTTCAATGGCTGGATAAAGTAATGAATCAGATGGGCTCTCCTCATAATCCTATTTCTTCAGGGTCTTAA